The Gemmatimonas sp. UBA7669 genome has a window encoding:
- a CDS encoding OsmC family protein → MIRTGSAVWNGTIKDGSGSLTTPSGVLSSTPYSFKMRFEDETGRSGTNPEELIAAAHAGCFSMALSGQLTKAGFTPESLATSAAVTLEQKDGGFAITKVHLTLKAKVPGITEAQFQELAGAAKAGCPVSKVLNAEITLAATLAG, encoded by the coding sequence ATGATTCGCACTGGTTCGGCCGTGTGGAACGGCACCATCAAGGACGGCAGCGGTTCGCTCACCACGCCCAGCGGGGTGCTGAGCAGCACGCCCTACTCGTTCAAGATGCGCTTTGAGGACGAGACGGGCCGCAGCGGCACCAATCCGGAAGAGCTCATCGCTGCCGCGCATGCCGGCTGCTTCTCCATGGCCCTGTCGGGTCAGCTGACCAAGGCCGGCTTCACGCCCGAGTCGCTGGCCACGTCGGCGGCGGTGACGCTGGAGCAGAAGGACGGCGGCTTCGCGATTACCAAGGTGCACCTGACGCTCAAGGCCAAGGTGCCGGGCATCACGGAAGCGCAGTTCCAGGAGCTCGCTGGTGCAGCCAAGGCGGGCTGCCCGGTGTCGAAGGTGCTGAATGCGGAGATCACGTTGGCAGCGACGCTGGCGGGTTAA